The following are encoded together in the Halomonas halophila genome:
- the bamA gene encoding outer membrane protein assembly factor BamA: protein MKIKTIGLAALLLAGAGTAQAETFDVKDIRVEGLQRVSAASVFNAFPVNAPDRVDDRELAEAARQLFATGLFEDIQLARDGDVLIIEVEERPTITSLNIEGNSQIPEEELRRGLREAGLDEGQVLQLSTLEEIQRELSGVYQAQGRYSASIDTEVQDLGQGRVQVDIDIDEGAVAKIRQINIVGNQAFDDDTLRDVLELEDKPGWFFGWFSSDEYSRQALSGDLERLRSYYLDRGYVNFTIDSTQVSIGPDKSKIFITINVSEGERYRLGDIAFAGDLRIPEREARDLLEVQSGETFSRSDVTASSEALRSRLGAEGFAFANVDGIPETRSDGTVDLTFRVEPGSRAYVRRIEFVGNTTTQDEVLRREMIQMEGAPASTESISQSRERLERLGFFKQVEVQTEPVAGSNDQLDVTYNVEEQPSGSISASIGFSQSAGVIYGASLSQNNFLGTGNRVNIGAQRSDTYTNLNFGFTDPYWTLDGISRGYNLFYRETDYEDSDISTYSTDAYGGGINFGYPINELTRLNFGADIEDLTIETYRDTASEIQRYVDDQGDNAQAFKLTASWTRNALNRGIMPTAGNYQRLSLETAVPGSDAEYYKLRARARHFFPINEEQTWSFKLRGEVGYADSIGNDPYPFYENFYTGGLGSVRGFTSNTLGPNTTPPVGGDADEDRTLGGNVLVEGGAELIFPMPFVEDKRSVQPSVFVDAGNTFLTDCYAVRDEEAGQSSCSSGVDLGELRYSVGLGISWLTPVGPLTFSIAEPLNAKSDDDTQFFQFSLGQTF, encoded by the coding sequence ATGAAGATCAAGACCATCGGACTGGCGGCGCTGCTGCTCGCCGGTGCCGGCACGGCACAGGCGGAAACCTTCGACGTAAAGGACATACGAGTGGAGGGGCTGCAGCGCGTATCGGCGGCCTCCGTCTTCAATGCCTTTCCTGTCAATGCACCCGATCGGGTCGATGACCGCGAGCTGGCCGAGGCGGCCCGACAGCTGTTCGCCACCGGCCTGTTCGAGGACATCCAGCTGGCCCGTGACGGCGACGTGCTGATCATCGAGGTGGAGGAGCGCCCCACCATCACCAGCCTCAACATCGAGGGCAACAGCCAGATCCCCGAGGAAGAGCTGCGCCGTGGCCTGCGCGAGGCCGGCCTCGACGAGGGCCAGGTGCTGCAGCTCTCGACCCTGGAAGAGATCCAGCGCGAGCTGTCCGGCGTCTATCAGGCCCAGGGCCGCTACAGTGCCAGCATCGACACCGAGGTCCAGGACCTCGGCCAGGGTCGCGTGCAGGTCGACATCGACATCGACGAGGGCGCGGTGGCCAAGATCCGCCAGATCAACATCGTCGGCAACCAGGCCTTCGACGACGATACCCTGCGCGACGTCCTCGAGCTCGAGGACAAGCCGGGCTGGTTCTTCGGCTGGTTCTCCAGCGACGAGTACTCCCGTCAGGCACTGTCCGGCGATCTGGAGCGGCTGCGTTCGTACTATCTGGATCGCGGCTACGTCAATTTCACCATCGATTCCACCCAGGTCTCGATCGGTCCCGACAAGTCGAAGATCTTCATCACCATCAACGTCAGCGAGGGCGAGCGCTACCGCCTCGGCGATATCGCCTTCGCCGGCGACCTGCGCATCCCCGAGCGCGAGGCCCGCGATCTGCTCGAAGTACAGAGCGGCGAGACCTTCTCGCGCAGCGACGTGACCGCCTCCTCCGAGGCGCTGCGCTCGCGGCTCGGCGCCGAGGGCTTCGCCTTCGCCAACGTCGACGGCATCCCCGAGACGCGCAGCGACGGCACCGTCGACCTGACCTTCCGCGTCGAGCCGGGCAGCCGCGCCTACGTGCGTCGTATCGAGTTCGTCGGCAACACCACCACCCAGGACGAGGTGCTGCGCCGCGAGATGATCCAGATGGAGGGGGCGCCGGCGTCCACCGAGTCGATCAGCCAGTCCCGGGAGCGCCTGGAGCGGCTGGGCTTCTTCAAGCAGGTCGAGGTGCAGACCGAGCCGGTGGCCGGCTCCAACGACCAGCTCGACGTCACCTACAACGTCGAGGAGCAGCCGTCCGGCTCGATCTCCGCAAGCATCGGTTTCTCCCAGAGCGCCGGCGTGATCTATGGCGCCTCGCTGTCCCAGAACAACTTCCTGGGCACCGGCAACCGGGTCAACATCGGCGCCCAGCGCAGCGACACCTACACCAATCTGAACTTCGGCTTCACCGATCCCTACTGGACCCTCGACGGCATCTCGCGCGGCTACAACCTGTTCTACCGCGAGACCGACTACGAGGATTCCGACATCTCGACCTACTCGACGGATGCCTATGGCGGCGGCATCAACTTCGGCTACCCGATCAACGAGCTGACCCGGCTCAACTTCGGCGCCGACATCGAGGACCTGACCATCGAGACCTATCGGGACACAGCCTCGGAGATCCAGCGCTACGTCGATGACCAGGGCGACAACGCCCAGGCCTTCAAACTGACCGCCAGCTGGACCCGCAACGCGCTGAACCGCGGCATCATGCCCACCGCCGGCAACTACCAGCGCCTGTCGCTGGAGACCGCGGTGCCCGGCAGCGACGCCGAGTACTACAAGCTGCGCGCCCGCGCCCGGCACTTCTTCCCGATCAACGAGGAGCAGACCTGGTCGTTCAAGCTGCGCGGCGAGGTCGGCTACGCCGACAGCATCGGCAACGATCCCTATCCGTTCTACGAGAACTTCTACACCGGCGGCCTGGGATCGGTGCGCGGCTTCACCAGCAACACCCTGGGGCCCAATACCACGCCGCCCGTGGGTGGCGACGCCGACGAGGACCGGACCCTGGGCGGCAACGTGCTGGTCGAGGGCGGCGCCGAGCTGATCTTCCCGATGCCCTTCGTCGAGGACAAGCGCTCGGTGCAGCCGTCGGTGTTCGTGGACGCCGGCAACACCTTCCTCACCGACTGCTATGCGGTGCGCGACGAGGAAGCCGGTCAGTCCAGTTGCAGCTCCGGCGTCGACCTGGGCGAGCTACGCTACAGCGTGGGTCTCGGCATCTCCTGGCTGACGCCGGTGGGGCCGCTGACCTTCAGCATCGCCGAGCCGCTCAACGCCAAGAGCGACGACGACACCCAGTTCTTCCAGTTCTCGCTGGGCCAGACCTTCTAA
- the rseP gene encoding sigma E protease regulator RseP, giving the protein MGLIQNVLAVIVVLGLLITFHEFGHFWVARRCGVKVLRFSVGFGKPLWSRVDRHGTEFAVAAIPLGGYVKMLDEREAPVPDDERHLAFNRQGVWRRIAIVVAGPLANFLLALVAYWLLFVAGTTTVVPVIGEVAPDSPAARGGLAAGQEITAVRGASVRSWEDINLELVSAIGASGELTVSARDEGDSRVREHRLPVQDWLVRQDPPRPLDTLGVTPWRPQIPAVLGQVVDGEPAAEAGLAAGDEILAVDGEPVVDWGGFVQRVRGRPGEALSLSVARDGERRSLSLTPRPRTLDDGTTIGHVGAGVASVPWPEEYRREIRYGPLAAVGQAVSRTGEMTVLTLDAIRKMLVGLISPSNLSGPITIARIAGDSARSGLESFVSFLAYLSISLGVLNLLPIPVLDGGHLLYYLVEAVRGRPVSERTQAIGLRVGLALVGTLMLMALYFDLMRLW; this is encoded by the coding sequence ATGGGTCTGATCCAGAACGTGCTGGCCGTGATCGTGGTGCTCGGCCTGCTGATCACCTTCCATGAGTTCGGCCACTTCTGGGTCGCCCGGCGCTGTGGCGTCAAGGTGCTGCGCTTCTCCGTGGGCTTCGGCAAGCCGCTGTGGTCGCGGGTCGACCGCCACGGCACCGAATTCGCCGTGGCGGCGATTCCTCTGGGCGGCTACGTCAAGATGCTCGACGAGCGCGAGGCGCCGGTCCCCGACGACGAGCGCCACCTGGCCTTCAATCGCCAGGGCGTCTGGCGGCGCATCGCCATCGTCGTTGCCGGGCCGCTGGCCAACTTCCTGCTGGCGCTGGTCGCCTACTGGCTGCTGTTCGTCGCCGGGACCACCACCGTGGTGCCGGTGATCGGCGAGGTCGCGCCTGACTCGCCGGCCGCTCGCGGCGGTCTCGCCGCCGGGCAGGAGATCACCGCGGTGCGAGGGGCCAGCGTTCGCTCCTGGGAAGACATCAACCTCGAGCTGGTATCGGCCATCGGAGCCAGCGGCGAGCTGACGGTGAGCGCCCGCGACGAGGGCGACAGCCGGGTCCGGGAGCATCGCCTGCCGGTGCAGGACTGGCTGGTGCGTCAGGATCCGCCTCGGCCGTTGGACACCCTCGGCGTGACGCCCTGGCGCCCGCAGATCCCCGCGGTGCTCGGCCAGGTGGTGGACGGCGAGCCGGCGGCCGAGGCAGGCCTCGCGGCCGGCGACGAGATCCTGGCCGTCGACGGCGAACCGGTGGTCGACTGGGGCGGCTTCGTCCAGCGGGTCCGCGGGCGGCCCGGTGAGGCCCTGTCGCTGAGCGTGGCGCGCGACGGCGAGCGTCGCTCGCTGTCGCTGACGCCGCGCCCTCGGACCCTCGACGACGGCACCACCATCGGACATGTGGGGGCCGGCGTGGCATCGGTGCCCTGGCCGGAAGAATACCGCCGCGAGATCCGCTACGGCCCCCTGGCCGCCGTGGGGCAGGCCGTGTCGCGCACCGGCGAGATGACCGTGCTGACCCTGGATGCGATCCGCAAGATGCTGGTCGGGCTGATCTCGCCGTCGAACCTCTCCGGACCGATCACCATCGCCCGTATCGCCGGCGACTCGGCCCGCTCCGGGCTCGAGAGCTTCGTCAGTTTCCTGGCCTACCTGTCGATCAGCCTCGGCGTGCTCAACCTGCTGCCGATCCCGGTGCTCGACGGCGGCCACCTGCTGTATTACCTGGTGGAGGCGGTTCGCGGGCGGCCGGTGTCCGAACGCACCCAGGCCATCGGTCTGCGCGTCGGCCTGGCGCTGGTCGGCACCCTGATGCTGATGGCGCTGTATTTCGACCTGATGCGGCTCTGGTAA
- the ispC gene encoding 1-deoxy-D-xylulose-5-phosphate reductoisomerase, producing the protein MSRPQSVTVLGATGSIGVSTLDVLARHPERYRVHALTAHRSRETLLAQCRVHAPALAVLEREEDAAWLRERLGEAGLVTEVRCGPEALVEVSEASEVDVVMAAIVGAAGLLPTLAAVRAGKRVLLANKEALVMSGALFMDAVDRHGATLLPIDSEHNAIYQCLPVEHRGGLARHGVTQLLLTASGGPFRGWSAEALAGVTPEQACAHPNWSMGRKISVDSATLMNKGLELIEACWLFDARPSQIQVVVHPQSVIHSMAAYADGSVLAQLGNPDMRTPIAYGLSWPERLDAGVEALDLFQVARLDFEPADEAAFPCLRLAREAMEDGGTAPAVLNAANEVAVEAFLDGRLGFAGIGELVSRVREACPPEPATELVGILDADARARREAEVRLGRR; encoded by the coding sequence ATGAGTCGGCCACAGTCCGTCACCGTGCTCGGCGCCACCGGGTCGATCGGCGTCAGCACCCTGGACGTGCTGGCCCGCCATCCCGAGCGCTACCGGGTCCATGCGTTGACCGCCCATCGCTCCCGCGAGACGCTGCTGGCCCAGTGTCGTGTCCACGCCCCGGCGCTGGCCGTGCTCGAGCGCGAGGAAGACGCCGCCTGGCTGCGCGAGCGGCTGGGCGAGGCGGGGCTTGTCACCGAGGTGCGCTGCGGCCCGGAGGCGCTGGTCGAGGTCAGCGAGGCCTCGGAGGTCGACGTGGTCATGGCGGCCATCGTCGGCGCCGCCGGACTGCTGCCGACGCTCGCCGCGGTGCGGGCCGGCAAGCGGGTGCTGCTGGCCAACAAGGAAGCGCTGGTGATGTCCGGGGCGCTGTTCATGGACGCGGTGGACCGTCACGGCGCGACCCTGCTGCCGATCGATTCCGAACATAACGCTATCTATCAGTGTCTACCCGTCGAACATCGCGGCGGACTCGCGCGCCACGGCGTCACCCAGCTGCTGCTGACCGCCTCGGGCGGCCCTTTCCGCGGCTGGTCGGCCGAGGCGCTGGCCGGCGTCACCCCCGAGCAGGCCTGCGCCCATCCCAACTGGTCGATGGGGCGCAAGATCTCGGTGGATAGCGCCACCCTGATGAACAAGGGGCTCGAGCTGATCGAGGCCTGCTGGCTGTTCGACGCTCGGCCGTCGCAGATCCAGGTGGTGGTGCATCCGCAGAGCGTGATCCATTCCATGGCCGCCTACGCCGATGGCTCGGTGCTGGCACAGCTGGGCAACCCGGACATGCGTACCCCGATCGCCTACGGACTGTCCTGGCCCGAGCGCCTCGATGCCGGCGTGGAGGCGCTCGATCTCTTCCAGGTCGCACGGCTCGACTTCGAGCCCGCCGACGAGGCCGCCTTCCCCTGCCTGCGGCTGGCCCGCGAGGCCATGGAGGACGGCGGCACGGCGCCGGCGGTGCTCAACGCCGCCAACGAGGTGGCCGTGGAGGCCTTCCTCGACGGCCGGCTGGGCTTCGCCGGAATCGGCGAGCTGGTCTCGCGGGTGCGCGAGGCCTGCCCGCCGGAGCCGGCCACCGAGCTGGTGGGCATCCTCGACGCCGATGCCCGGGCGCGCCGCGAGGCCGAGGTCCGGCTGGGGCGCCGCTAG
- a CDS encoding phosphatidate cytidylyltransferase: MLKQRILTAAWLAPLALVGLFGLDGIAFALFTAAIVLLGAWEWANLAGLEAGARRWKPVLGLGALMALLGLTGQHLASWPLWLGALGWLVNLRWVVGYPARLAQWRSTAMRLAMGLWVLLPAWVGFNVLHETGGVWLLFVLLLVWGADIGAYFVGKSLGKRKLAPRVSPGKTREGVIGGLVVTGLLALVFADWQALSFGATLALVAATAVVTLASVVGDLLESMLKRHRGIKDSSQLLPGHGGVLDRIDSLCAAVPLFALLAGGLGA; encoded by the coding sequence GTGCTTAAACAACGCATTCTTACCGCCGCCTGGCTGGCCCCGCTGGCGCTGGTCGGGCTGTTCGGGCTCGACGGCATCGCCTTCGCGCTGTTCACCGCGGCCATCGTGCTGCTCGGGGCCTGGGAATGGGCCAACCTGGCCGGCCTCGAGGCCGGCGCCCGTCGCTGGAAGCCGGTGCTGGGCCTGGGCGCGCTGATGGCGCTGCTGGGCCTGACCGGCCAGCACCTGGCGAGCTGGCCGCTGTGGCTCGGGGCCCTGGGCTGGCTCGTCAACCTGCGCTGGGTGGTCGGCTATCCGGCGCGCCTCGCCCAGTGGCGCTCCACTGCCATGCGTCTGGCCATGGGGTTGTGGGTGCTGCTGCCGGCCTGGGTCGGCTTCAACGTGCTGCATGAGACCGGCGGCGTGTGGCTGCTGTTCGTGCTGCTGCTGGTGTGGGGCGCCGACATCGGCGCCTACTTCGTCGGCAAGTCGCTCGGCAAGCGCAAGCTGGCGCCCCGGGTCAGTCCCGGCAAGACCCGCGAGGGCGTCATCGGTGGCCTGGTGGTGACCGGGCTGCTGGCGCTGGTGTTCGCCGACTGGCAGGCCCTGTCGTTCGGCGCGACCCTGGCGCTGGTGGCCGCCACCGCCGTGGTCACCCTGGCCTCGGTGGTCGGCGACCTGCTCGAGAGCATGCTCAAGCGCCATCGCGGCATCAAGGACTCCAGCCAGCTGTTGCCCGGTCACGGCGGGGTGCTCGATCGCATCGACAGCCTGTGCGCCGCGGTGCCGCTGTTCGCGCTGCTGGCGGGAGGGCTCGGCGCATGA
- the uppS gene encoding polyprenyl diphosphate synthase, translating into MTSPQSPQPRADGDRLPHHVAIIMDGNNRWARARGMSGVRGHHAGVEAVRAVIRRAAERGIETLTLFAFSSENWKRPAVEVNALMELFLIALKREVKKLHQHDIRLSVIGDRSGFSTSIQKHIEQAEALTGDNRGLHLVIAANYGGQWDIAQAARRLGERVAEGELAPEAIDEASLGAELSLTAPVDLCIRTSDEKRISNFLLWQLAYAELYFSPLLWPDFDGEAFDAALADFAGRKRRFGMTDEQVEAQQGA; encoded by the coding sequence ATGACGTCACCCCAGTCTCCCCAGCCCCGTGCCGACGGGGATCGCCTGCCGCATCACGTCGCCATCATCATGGACGGCAACAACCGCTGGGCCAGGGCGCGCGGCATGTCCGGCGTGCGCGGCCATCATGCCGGCGTCGAGGCCGTGCGCGCGGTGATCCGCCGCGCCGCCGAGCGCGGCATCGAGACCCTGACGCTGTTCGCCTTCTCGAGCGAGAACTGGAAGCGGCCCGCCGTCGAGGTCAACGCCCTGATGGAGCTGTTCCTGATCGCGCTCAAGCGCGAGGTCAAGAAGCTGCACCAGCACGATATCCGCCTCTCGGTGATCGGCGATCGCAGCGGTTTCTCGACGTCCATTCAGAAGCACATCGAGCAGGCCGAGGCGCTGACCGGCGACAACCGGGGGCTACACCTGGTGATCGCCGCCAACTACGGTGGCCAGTGGGACATCGCCCAGGCCGCCCGGCGGCTGGGCGAGCGGGTCGCCGAGGGCGAGCTGGCCCCCGAGGCGATCGACGAGGCGTCGCTCGGCGCCGAACTGAGTCTCACCGCCCCTGTGGACCTGTGCATCCGTACCAGCGACGAGAAGCGCATCTCCAATTTCCTGCTCTGGCAGCTGGCCTACGCCGAGCTGTACTTCTCGCCGCTGCTGTGGCCCGACTTCGACGGCGAGGCCTTCGACGCGGCCCTGGCCGACTTCGCCGGGCGCAAGCGCCGTTTCGGCATGACCGACGAACAGGTCGAGGCTCAGCAAGGTGCTTAA
- the frr gene encoding ribosome recycling factor — protein MIDEIQKDAESRMKKSLDALHHNFNKIRTGRAHPSILEAVTVDYYGGQVPINQVASVNIEDARTLTVVPWEQQMVPKVEKAIMTAELGLNPASAGNVIRVPMPMLTEETRKGYIKQARQEAENARVAVRNVRRDANGDIKALLKDKDITEDEARQGEDAIQKLTDKVVAEIDKTLESKEHDLMQV, from the coding sequence GTGATTGACGAGATCCAGAAGGACGCAGAGAGTCGCATGAAGAAGAGCCTCGACGCTCTTCATCACAACTTCAACAAGATCCGCACCGGCCGGGCGCACCCCAGCATCCTGGAGGCGGTGACCGTCGATTACTACGGCGGCCAGGTGCCGATCAACCAGGTGGCCTCGGTCAACATCGAGGATGCCCGGACCCTGACCGTGGTGCCCTGGGAACAGCAGATGGTGCCGAAGGTCGAGAAGGCCATCATGACCGCCGAGCTGGGCCTCAACCCGGCGAGCGCCGGCAACGTGATCCGCGTGCCGATGCCGATGCTCACCGAGGAGACCCGCAAGGGCTACATCAAGCAGGCGCGTCAGGAAGCCGAGAACGCCCGGGTGGCGGTGCGCAACGTGCGCCGCGACGCCAATGGCGACATCAAGGCGCTGCTGAAGGACAAGGACATCACCGAGGACGAGGCACGTCAGGGTGAGGACGCCATCCAGAAGCTGACCGACAAGGTCGTCGCCGAGATCGACAAGACCCTGGAATCCAAGGAACACGACCTGATGCAGGTCTGA
- the pyrH gene encoding UMP kinase, translating into MSSAEPLSTKTDKPRAEVSKYKRILLKLSGEALTGDAEFGIDPKVLDRMALEIGQLVGIGVQVGIVVGGGNLFRGAALHEAGMERVTGDHMGMLATVMNALAMRDALERSNIRSRVMSAIPMSGVVEHYDRRTAIRYLTSGDVVMFSAGTGNPFFTTDSAACLRGIEIDADVVVKATKVDGVYDKDPVKYPDAVKYEQLSYDDAIDQKLGVMDLTAICLVRDHDMPVRVFNMNKPGALLNLVVGGREGTLIDRG; encoded by the coding sequence ATGAGCAGTGCCGAGCCACTTTCCACCAAGACCGACAAGCCTCGCGCCGAGGTCTCTAAGTACAAGCGCATCCTGCTCAAGCTGTCCGGGGAGGCCCTGACCGGCGACGCCGAATTCGGCATCGACCCCAAGGTGCTGGACCGCATGGCGCTGGAGATCGGCCAGCTGGTCGGTATCGGCGTCCAGGTCGGCATCGTGGTCGGCGGTGGCAATCTGTTCCGCGGCGCCGCGCTGCACGAGGCCGGCATGGAGAGGGTCACCGGCGACCACATGGGCATGCTGGCCACGGTGATGAACGCCCTGGCGATGCGCGACGCGCTGGAGCGCTCCAACATCCGCTCGCGGGTGATGTCGGCGATTCCGATGAGCGGCGTGGTGGAGCACTATGATCGCCGCACGGCGATTCGCTACCTGACCTCCGGCGACGTGGTGATGTTCTCCGCGGGGACCGGCAATCCCTTCTTCACCACCGACTCCGCGGCCTGCCTGCGCGGCATCGAGATCGACGCCGACGTGGTGGTCAAGGCCACCAAGGTGGACGGGGTGTACGACAAGGACCCGGTCAAGTATCCCGATGCGGTCAAGTACGAGCAGCTGTCCTACGATGACGCGATCGACCAGAAGCTCGGGGTCATGGATTTGACCGCCATCTGCCTGGTGCGGGACCATGACATGCCGGTGCGCGTGTTCAACATGAACAAGCCGGGGGCGCTGCTGAACCTGGTGGTAGGCGGCCGGGAAGGCACGCTGATTGACAGAGGGTGA
- the tsf gene encoding translation elongation factor Ts — protein MAAISASQVKELRERTGLGMMECKKALTEAGGDIDTAIENLRKNSGLKAAKKAGRTAAEGAVVTRVAEDGSYGVMVEINSETDFVARDDNFTAFADRVADAFFAAKSEDVAAIMEGELEEAREQLVQKIGENIGVRRSVVVEAPEGARVGEYVHGGRIGVLTVIQGGTAEAAKDVAMHVAAINPAVALPENMPQEKLDAEKAIILAQPDMAGKPENIAEKMVQGRLKKYLAENSLTEQAFVKDPNQTVAEYVKAAGGEVIGFTRFEVGEGIEKEEVDFAKEVMEQAQRS, from the coding sequence ATGGCAGCTATCAGCGCCTCTCAGGTCAAGGAACTTCGCGAGCGCACCGGGCTCGGCATGATGGAGTGCAAGAAGGCCCTCACCGAGGCCGGCGGTGACATCGACACCGCGATCGAGAACCTGCGCAAGAACTCCGGTCTCAAGGCCGCCAAGAAGGCCGGCCGTACCGCCGCCGAAGGCGCCGTCGTCACCCGCGTTGCCGAAGACGGCAGCTACGGCGTGATGGTCGAGATCAACTCCGAGACCGACTTCGTCGCCCGCGACGACAACTTCACCGCCTTCGCCGACCGCGTGGCCGATGCCTTCTTCGCCGCCAAGAGCGAAGACGTCGCCGCCATCATGGAAGGCGAGCTGGAAGAAGCTCGCGAGCAGCTGGTGCAGAAGATCGGCGAGAACATCGGCGTGCGTCGCAGCGTCGTCGTCGAAGCGCCGGAAGGCGCCCGCGTGGGCGAGTATGTCCACGGTGGCCGCATCGGCGTGCTGACCGTCATCCAGGGTGGCACCGCCGAGGCCGCCAAGGACGTCGCCATGCACGTGGCCGCCATCAATCCGGCCGTGGCCCTGCCGGAGAACATGCCGCAGGAAAAGCTGGACGCCGAGAAGGCGATCATCCTGGCCCAGCCGGACATGGCCGGCAAGCCCGAGAACATCGCCGAGAAGATGGTCCAGGGCCGCCTGAAGAAGTATCTGGCCGAGAACAGCCTGACCGAGCAGGCCTTCGTCAAGGATCCCAACCAGACCGTCGCCGAGTACGTCAAGGCCGCCGGTGGCGAGGTCATTGGCTTCACCCGCTTCGAAGTGGGTGAGGGCATCGAGAAGGAAGAGGTCGACTTCGCCAAGGAAGTCATGGAACAGGCGCAGCGCAGCTAA
- the rpsB gene encoding 30S ribosomal protein S2 — translation MAHVNMRDLLKAGAHFGHQTRYWNPKMSKFIFGARNKIHIINLEHTLPALNEAIEVIEKMAAANNKILFVGTKRSASKIVKEEANRVGQSYVNHRWLGGMLTNFKTIRQSIKRLRELETMHEDGTFEKLTKKEVLMATREQDKLERSIGGIKDMGGLPDALFVIDVDHERIAINEANKLGIPVIGVVDTNSDPDGVDYVIPGNDDSIRAIQIYVKAIADACARAKEGRPDEFVEVTEDNASDAAAE, via the coding sequence ATGGCACACGTCAACATGCGTGACCTGCTGAAGGCAGGCGCCCACTTCGGTCACCAGACCCGTTACTGGAACCCGAAGATGAGCAAGTTCATCTTCGGCGCTCGTAACAAGATTCACATCATCAACCTCGAGCATACCCTCCCGGCCCTGAACGAGGCCATCGAGGTGATCGAGAAGATGGCCGCCGCGAACAACAAGATCCTGTTCGTCGGTACCAAGCGCAGCGCCAGCAAGATCGTCAAGGAAGAGGCCAACCGCGTCGGCCAGTCCTACGTGAATCATCGCTGGCTCGGCGGCATGCTGACCAACTTCAAGACGATCCGTCAGTCCATCAAGCGTCTGCGCGAACTCGAGACCATGCACGAAGATGGTACCTTCGAGAAGCTGACCAAGAAGGAAGTCCTGATGGCGACCCGCGAGCAGGACAAGCTCGAGCGTTCCATCGGCGGTATCAAGGACATGGGCGGCCTGCCCGACGCGCTGTTCGTGATCGACGTCGATCACGAACGCATCGCCATCAACGAGGCGAACAAGCTGGGCATCCCGGTCATCGGCGTGGTGGATACCAACTCCGATCCGGACGGCGTCGACTACGTGATCCCGGGCAACGATGACTCCATCCGCGCCATCCAGATCTACGTCAAGGCCATCGCCGACGCCTGCGCGCGTGCGAAGGAAGGTCGTCCCGACGAGTTCGTCGAGGTCACCGAAGACAACGCCAGCGACGCCGCCGCCGAGTGA
- the map gene encoding type I methionyl aminopeptidase: MNVPIKTPDEIEKMREAGRQAASVLEMIAPYVQAGVSTGEIDRRCHDYIVGELGSTPAPLNYHGFPKSVCTSINHVVCHGIPDDGKKLKKGDIMNLDVTVKTPDGYHGDSSVMFIVGESIQGSRLCRVTQECLYKSIALVRPGVHLSELARVIQQHAEANGYSVVRDFCGHGIGAGFHEDPQVLHYDGYAPEADIALEEGMCFTIEPMINVGDHRTKVLRDGWTAVTKDKGLTAQWEHTLLVTANGVEVLTARSDEDLAFLAH; this comes from the coding sequence ATGAACGTACCCATCAAGACGCCCGACGAGATCGAGAAGATGCGTGAAGCCGGCCGCCAAGCCGCCAGCGTGCTCGAGATGATCGCCCCCTACGTCCAGGCCGGCGTCAGCACCGGCGAGATCGATCGGCGCTGCCACGACTACATCGTCGGCGAGCTCGGCTCCACGCCCGCCCCGCTGAACTACCACGGCTTCCCCAAGTCCGTGTGCACCTCGATCAATCACGTGGTCTGCCATGGCATCCCCGACGACGGCAAGAAGCTGAAGAAGGGCGACATCATGAACCTGGACGTCACGGTGAAGACCCCCGACGGCTACCACGGCGACTCCAGCGTGATGTTCATCGTCGGCGAGAGCATCCAGGGCAGCCGCCTGTGCCGCGTCACCCAGGAGTGTCTCTACAAGAGCATCGCCCTGGTGCGCCCCGGCGTCCACCTCTCGGAACTGGCCCGCGTCATCCAGCAGCACGCCGAGGCCAACGGCTACTCGGTGGTGCGCGACTTCTGCGGCCACGGCATCGGCGCCGGCTTCCACGAGGACCCGCAGGTGCTGCACTACGACGGCTACGCCCCGGAGGCGGACATCGCCCTCGAGGAAGGCATGTGCTTCACCATCGAACCGATGATCAACGTGGGCGACCATCGCACCAAGGTGCTGCGCGACGGCTGGACCGCGGTCACCAAGGACAAGGGGCTCACCGCCCAGTGGGAGCACACCCTGCTGGTCACCGCCAACGGCGTGGAGGTGCTGACCGCGCGCAGCGACGAAGACCTCGCCTTCCTCGCCCACTGA